One window of the Pseudomonas lurida genome contains the following:
- a CDS encoding ABC transporter substrate-binding protein, whose protein sequence is MERITLKPLLLAAGLLAFMPMAHAATTLVYCSEASPAGFDPSQYTSGTDFDASAETVFNRLTQFKRGGTEVEPGLATSWEVSKDGLTYTFHLRDGVKFHTTDFFTPTRDFNADDVLFTFNRLLDAQSPFRQAYPSESPYFTDMGLNTTIKSVDKLDEHTVRFNLNNVDASFVQNLAMSFASVQSAEYAAQLLKQGTASDINQKPVGTGPFVFKRYQKDSQIRYVANKQYWKPEDVKLDNLVFAITPDAASRLQKLKAGECQVSGYPRPADIEVMKQDPNLRVLQQAGFNLGFLAYNVTHPPLDQLKVRQALDMAIDKPAIIKAVYQSAGQLAQNALPPAQWSYDPSIKDAPHDPTKARALLKEAGVAPGTTINLWAMTVQRASNPNARMSAQMIQQDWEKIGIKANIVSYEWGEYIKRAKNGEHDAMIYGWTGDNGDPDNWLGVLYSCAAVKGSNYAKWCNPAYDKLVQQAKVSNDREQRIKWYQQAQKILKEQVPITPIANSTVFQPLRKEVKDFKISPFGLTPFYGVSLDK, encoded by the coding sequence ATGGAAAGAATCACCTTAAAACCGCTGCTCCTCGCCGCCGGCCTGTTGGCTTTTATGCCGATGGCCCATGCGGCCACCACCCTGGTCTACTGCTCCGAAGCCAGCCCCGCCGGATTCGACCCCAGCCAGTACACCAGCGGCACCGATTTTGATGCTTCCGCTGAAACCGTGTTCAACCGCCTGACCCAGTTCAAGCGCGGCGGCACCGAAGTGGAGCCCGGCCTGGCGACGAGCTGGGAGGTCTCCAAAGACGGCCTGACCTACACCTTCCACCTGCGCGATGGCGTCAAGTTCCACACCACCGATTTCTTCACCCCTACCCGCGATTTCAACGCGGATGATGTGCTGTTCACCTTCAATCGGCTGCTGGATGCACAGAGCCCCTTCCGCCAGGCCTACCCCTCCGAATCGCCGTACTTCACCGACATGGGTTTGAACACCACGATCAAGAGCGTCGACAAACTTGACGAACACACCGTGCGCTTCAACCTGAATAACGTCGATGCATCATTTGTGCAGAACCTGGCCATGAGCTTCGCCTCGGTGCAGTCCGCCGAGTACGCTGCCCAACTGTTGAAACAAGGCACAGCCTCGGACATTAACCAGAAGCCCGTGGGCACCGGGCCGTTTGTGTTCAAGCGCTATCAGAAGGACTCGCAGATCCGCTACGTGGCCAACAAACAGTATTGGAAGCCCGAGGACGTGAAGCTCGACAACCTGGTGTTCGCGATCACCCCGGATGCTGCATCGCGCCTGCAAAAGCTCAAGGCTGGCGAATGCCAGGTCAGTGGTTACCCACGCCCTGCCGACATTGAAGTGATGAAGCAGGACCCGAACCTGCGCGTGCTGCAACAGGCCGGGTTCAACCTGGGCTTCCTGGCCTACAACGTGACCCACCCGCCGTTGGACCAGCTCAAGGTGCGCCAGGCGCTGGACATGGCCATCGACAAGCCGGCGATTATCAAGGCCGTGTACCAGAGCGCCGGGCAATTGGCGCAGAACGCGCTGCCGCCTGCGCAGTGGTCTTATGACCCCAGCATCAAGGATGCACCCCACGACCCGACCAAAGCCCGTGCGCTACTAAAAGAAGCAGGGGTTGCACCTGGTACCACCATCAACCTCTGGGCAATGACCGTACAACGTGCGTCCAACCCCAACGCGCGCATGTCGGCACAAATGATCCAACAGGATTGGGAGAAAATTGGCATCAAGGCCAATATCGTCAGCTATGAGTGGGGCGAGTACATCAAGCGCGCTAAAAACGGTGAGCATGACGCGATGATCTACGGCTGGACTGGCGACAATGGCGACCCGGATAACTGGTTGGGCGTGCTCTACAGTTGTGCCGCAGTCAAGGGCAGCAACTACGCCAAATGGTGTAACCCGGCCTACGATAAACTCGTGCAACAAGCCAAGGTCAGCAACGACCGCGAGCAGCGCATCAAGTGGTATCAACAGGCACAGAAAATCCTTAAGGAACAAGTACCTATAACGCCCATTGCAAACTCGACGGTTTTCCAACCACTGCGCAAGGAAGTGAAGGACTTCAAGATCAGCCCCTTTGGACTGACCCCGTTCTATGGCGTGAGTCTAGATAAGTAA